Proteins encoded by one window of Nitrincola iocasae:
- a CDS encoding EscU/YscU/HrcU family type III secretion system export apparatus switch protein, giving the protein MKKSELDTQAVALKYDQQKGTAPKIVAKGKGLIAEQILALAREHDVHIHENPELLEVLIRLELGDEIPETLYKAIAEVIAFAYTLKQNETDS; this is encoded by the coding sequence ATGAAAAAATCCGAACTCGACACCCAGGCCGTCGCCCTGAAATATGATCAACAGAAAGGGACAGCGCCCAAAATTGTTGCCAAGGGCAAAGGCCTGATCGCCGAACAGATCCTGGCGCTGGCGCGTGAACATGATGTACATATTCACGAGAACCCGGAATTGCTTGAAGTACTGATCAGGCTGGAGTTAGGTGACGAAATCCCGGAAACACTCTACAAAGCGATTGCCGAAGTCATCGCATTTGCCTACACACTAAAGCAAAACGAGACGGATAGTTAA
- a CDS encoding SufE family protein: MKTFGTDITTDDIIDTLSFFDSWEDRYRYIIDLGKELPPMDKAQQTEANQVKGCQSLVWLSERLKDDKLYFEADSNSHIVRGLLAVVLAAYNAKTPAEIQHFDIEGYFEALNLIKHLSPSRGNGLKSMVARIRETAARMSAMA; the protein is encoded by the coding sequence ATGAAAACTTTTGGAACCGATATAACCACCGACGATATAATCGACACCCTGTCTTTTTTTGATAGCTGGGAAGATCGTTATCGTTACATCATCGATCTAGGCAAAGAGCTTCCGCCTATGGATAAGGCACAGCAGACCGAAGCCAATCAGGTCAAGGGATGCCAGAGTCTGGTGTGGTTGTCTGAGCGCCTGAAGGATGACAAACTCTATTTTGAAGCCGATAGCAATTCGCATATTGTGCGTGGACTGCTGGCGGTGGTTCTGGCGGCCTACAATGCCAAAACCCCGGCTGAGATTCAGCACTTTGATATCGAAGGCTATTTTGAAGCATTGAATCTGATAAAACACCTCAGTCCAAGTCGTGGTAATGGGCTGAAGTCCATGGTGGCCCGGATTCGGGAGACCGCTGCGCGTATGTCGGCGATGGCGTAA
- the sufT gene encoding putative Fe-S cluster assembly protein SufT, translating into MERRMVVTQTDCPARIVPAGTPVTIPKDTFVTITQSLGGNYTLTWHGQMVRVDGTDAAALGLEAEKLSFPPAETDEIVETQVWDALRTIYDPEIPVDLVNLGLIYSVRIDQQAHRVDIDMTLTAPGCGMGPVLVGDVEYRVAKVPNVETVKVELIFDPPWQRDMMSEEAQLATGMFY; encoded by the coding sequence ATGGAAAGACGCATGGTTGTGACTCAGACTGACTGTCCGGCGCGTATTGTTCCGGCAGGCACGCCTGTGACCATTCCCAAGGATACCTTTGTCACTATCACCCAGTCCCTTGGCGGCAACTATACGCTGACCTGGCATGGACAGATGGTGCGTGTGGATGGTACCGATGCGGCGGCGCTGGGACTGGAAGCGGAAAAGCTGTCCTTCCCGCCCGCGGAAACGGATGAAATTGTCGAAACTCAGGTCTGGGACGCACTGCGGACTATTTATGATCCGGAAATTCCGGTAGATCTGGTGAATCTGGGGCTGATTTATTCGGTCCGTATTGATCAGCAGGCACACAGGGTTGATATCGACATGACGCTGACAGCACCGGGTTGTGGTATGGGGCCGGTACTAGTGGGTGATGTCGAATACCGGGTGGCCAAAGTCCCTAATGTTGAAACGGTTAAGGTTGAGTTGATATTTGATCCGCCCTGGCAACGCGATATGATGAGCGAAGAGGCGCAACTCGCTACCGGTATGTTCTACTGA
- a CDS encoding HesB/IscA family protein, with protein sequence MSVERFDPSTQTVTVLPAALEHFRKQLSAQQNAQAIRLSVKPSGCSGFMYVLDLVEAGQQEDLKLQVEDVTLLIDKSSLAIVSGSEIDYVREGINRQIKFINPNATSECGCGESFTVNE encoded by the coding sequence ATGTCGGTAGAACGTTTTGATCCGTCGACTCAGACAGTAACGGTACTTCCAGCTGCCCTTGAGCATTTTCGCAAACAACTGAGCGCTCAGCAGAATGCTCAGGCTATCCGCTTGAGTGTGAAACCCAGCGGTTGTTCTGGTTTTATGTATGTCCTTGATCTGGTTGAAGCCGGGCAACAGGAAGACCTCAAACTGCAGGTGGAAGATGTGACGCTGCTGATTGATAAGTCCAGCCTGGCGATTGTCAGTGGCTCAGAAATTGATTATGTGCGTGAAGGTATTAATCGCCAGATTAAATTTATCAATCCCAATGCCACCAGCGAATGCGGTTGTGGTGAAAGTTTTACGGTGAATGAATAA
- a CDS encoding cysteine desulfurase yields the protein MTEQRKPFDVDTVRADFPILQQQVNGHPLVYLDNGATTQKPQAVIDALVHYYTCDNSNVHRGAHTLSDRATEGFEQARLAVAAFINAPEAREVIWTRGTTEGINLVAASWGRQHLQAGDRVLVSMMEHHSNIVPWQLIAADKGAQVEAIPVTASGEIDMLAFESMLDERVKMVSVGHVSNALGSINPVREIARLAHAVGALVMIDGAQAISHWMTDVQALECDFYAFSGHKLFGPTGIGALWGRAELLEAMPPWHGGGEMIEDVSFAGTTFNKIPFKFEAGTPNIADAIGLAAAISYLNSLDKAGMIAHEQALMQYAQQRAEAFEGMRLVGTAQNRICVMSFVLEGIHAADIGMLLDQQGIAVRTGNHCAQPVMEHLGLDGTVRASFSFYNTLAEVDRLFDGLAKAREFLL from the coding sequence ATGACTGAACAACGTAAACCCTTTGATGTTGACACTGTGCGGGCTGACTTTCCTATCCTGCAACAGCAGGTGAATGGTCATCCTCTGGTCTACCTGGATAATGGCGCCACGACACAGAAGCCTCAGGCGGTGATTGATGCGCTGGTGCACTACTACACCTGTGACAACAGTAATGTACACCGGGGCGCACATACCCTGAGTGATCGTGCTACCGAGGGCTTTGAACAGGCGCGCTTGGCGGTGGCGGCGTTTATCAATGCACCGGAAGCGCGTGAAGTGATCTGGACACGCGGTACCACCGAAGGCATTAATCTGGTCGCCGCCAGTTGGGGGCGTCAGCATCTTCAGGCTGGGGACAGAGTGTTGGTTTCGATGATGGAGCATCATTCCAATATTGTGCCCTGGCAGTTAATTGCGGCTGACAAAGGTGCGCAGGTAGAGGCGATTCCCGTCACAGCATCAGGCGAAATCGATATGCTGGCATTCGAAAGTATGCTGGATGAGCGCGTCAAGATGGTCTCTGTCGGGCATGTATCCAACGCCCTCGGCAGTATCAATCCGGTGCGTGAGATAGCCCGGTTGGCTCATGCAGTGGGGGCGCTGGTGATGATTGATGGAGCTCAGGCGATCAGTCACTGGATGACGGATGTACAGGCTTTGGAGTGTGATTTTTACGCCTTTTCCGGGCATAAACTGTTTGGCCCGACTGGTATTGGTGCTCTCTGGGGACGTGCTGAACTGTTGGAAGCTATGCCGCCCTGGCACGGTGGCGGCGAAATGATTGAAGATGTCAGCTTTGCAGGCACGACGTTTAACAAGATTCCTTTCAAGTTTGAAGCTGGTACACCCAATATTGCCGATGCCATAGGTCTGGCCGCGGCCATTAGCTATCTCAACAGTCTCGACAAAGCGGGCATGATCGCGCATGAGCAGGCTCTGATGCAGTATGCTCAGCAGCGTGCTGAGGCGTTCGAAGGAATGCGTTTGGTGGGTACAGCGCAGAACCGCATCTGTGTGATGAGTTTTGTGCTTGAGGGGATACACGCCGCTGATATCGGTATGTTGCTCGACCAGCAGGGCATCGCTGTGCGTACCGGAAATCACTGCGCCCAGCCAGTGATGGAGCATCTGGGTCTGGATGGTACGGTCAGGGCAAGTTTTAGTTTTTACAATACGCTGGCTGAGGTGGATCGTTTGTTCGATGGTCTGGCCAAGGCACGCGAATTCCTACTCTGA
- the sufD gene encoding Fe-S cluster assembly protein SufD, translated as MTSEFQQQAISLAASQPFPAWLGQVREQGSQLWQDLPWPTRKTEAWRYTSLLPIENAQWQLASQAKLDSTDGLIELDAYRLVFVNGRFDAALSSSLPAEVVRFSAADSEQQALINEHLNSIADQRKHLFAALNSSWLEEGVLLHVQANQRLDKPVYIVHATDTPSAEVVNSRLLVVLESGAEAQVLEHFFSMKDQEKGWVNSTTELVLKANASLSHHRINLESEQSLHTGGVHVSLDADARLLGFTLATGSRLKRIDYHVFHQGSGADLQLNGIYLPRNNQRIDYHTNVEHCVPNCTTTEVFRGVMSDSSKAVFNGRIHIHKDAQKTLAQLSNRNLLTSDRAQVNTKPELEIYADDVRCAHGATVSQLNDESLFYLTSRGISEAEARVMLSFGFVNELVENLTLEPLKLWLRPRLAKLFGQDGQLTRHIIHD; from the coding sequence ATGACTTCTGAGTTTCAGCAACAGGCAATATCGCTGGCAGCTAGCCAGCCGTTTCCGGCTTGGTTGGGTCAAGTAAGAGAGCAGGGCAGTCAACTGTGGCAGGATTTGCCCTGGCCGACACGTAAAACCGAAGCCTGGCGCTATACCTCTCTTCTACCGATTGAAAATGCACAGTGGCAGTTGGCGTCTCAGGCAAAGCTGGATTCTACTGATGGGCTTATCGAACTGGATGCCTATCGCCTGGTGTTTGTGAATGGTCGCTTCGATGCTGCTTTGTCTTCAAGCCTGCCTGCCGAAGTGGTGCGTTTTTCCGCCGCAGATAGCGAACAGCAGGCACTGATCAATGAACATCTGAATAGCATTGCTGATCAGCGTAAACACCTGTTTGCGGCACTCAATAGCAGTTGGCTTGAAGAAGGTGTTTTACTGCATGTGCAGGCCAATCAGCGCCTGGATAAGCCGGTGTATATCGTGCATGCAACCGATACGCCGTCAGCCGAAGTGGTTAACAGCCGTTTACTGGTGGTGTTGGAAAGTGGCGCTGAAGCGCAAGTGCTGGAGCATTTCTTTAGCATGAAAGACCAGGAAAAAGGCTGGGTAAATTCCACCACTGAGCTGGTCCTGAAAGCCAATGCCTCACTAAGCCATCATCGTATTAACCTGGAATCTGAGCAGTCACTGCATACCGGTGGTGTGCATGTCAGTCTGGACGCCGATGCGCGTTTGCTGGGATTCACCCTGGCGACTGGCAGTCGTCTGAAACGCATTGATTACCATGTGTTTCATCAGGGCAGTGGCGCTGATTTGCAGCTTAATGGCATCTATCTGCCACGCAATAATCAACGTATTGATTACCACACCAATGTTGAGCACTGTGTCCCTAACTGTACCACCACGGAAGTGTTCCGTGGGGTGATGTCGGATAGCTCAAAAGCGGTTTTTAATGGCCGTATCCATATTCATAAGGATGCCCAGAAAACCCTGGCACAGTTAAGCAACCGCAATCTGCTTACCTCAGATCGGGCCCAGGTCAATACCAAGCCTGAGCTGGAAATTTATGCGGATGATGTGCGCTGTGCGCATGGAGCAACTGTCAGTCAGCTGAATGATGAATCGCTGTTTTACCTGACCAGTCGCGGTATTTCTGAAGCAGAAGCGCGGGTAATGCTGAGCTTTGGTTTCGTTAACGAGCTGGTAGAGAACCTGACCCTGGAGCCCCTGAAACTCTGGCTGCGTCCACGTCTGGCAAAGTTGTTTGGCCAGGATGGACAACTGACACGGCATATTATTCATGACTGA